The following proteins are co-located in the Gigantopelta aegis isolate Gae_Host chromosome 5, Gae_host_genome, whole genome shotgun sequence genome:
- the LOC121373151 gene encoding lysophosphatidic acid receptor 4-like, whose protein sequence is MTLDGKTTGMFDIITNETNLLNGTDSLTESNETDPTTSIYSGGPGTAYWVCSVITVAIGLVGNSLMFPLLANAKFSLLSYPVYLRFMAVSDSAVLIMFGINLSLRFFNSFHIIGNHVAACSAWMFTRNIVMLLSPWLVVGLTLDRFYCVVFPMKRERLCTKRKATIVCLSLSVISAALSFPFVNGVYAVEGSNTCFVKNHLVTYFATLRLLVNSILPCLLILVFNIVTGIHIQRSANFRKRFTSTSSGSKENKQDKSLRPLMLISILAFVTILPSAIIECALGILLVTKSDFESVLLLIKLLPPFGVLYLINFGQNFYILMACSANYRKIMKSKMKCKKVSTQNGNVTVSKIPVQVSNFVGSKTDETESSARPSLQTSSTSVTSPAADSKFG, encoded by the coding sequence ATGACACTAGATGGCAAAACCACGGGCATGTTTGACATCATTACAAACGAAACGAACCTCCTCAATGGGACGGATTCACTCACAGAATCTAACGAAACAGATCCTACTACCTCGATTTACTCCGGAGGACCAGGCACTGCCTACTGGGTCTGCAGCGTGATAACAGTCGCGATAGGCTTGGTGGGGAATTCTTTGATGTTTCCTTTACTGGCAAACGCCAAGTTTTCCCTTCTATCCTACCCGGTGTACTTGAGGTTCATGGCCGTGTCAGACAGTGCTGTTCTAATTATGTTTGGCATAAACCTGTCGTTGAGATTCTTCAACTCTTTCCATATCATTGGGAATCATGTGGCTGCATGCAGTGCGTGGATGTTCACTAGAAACATTGTGATGCTTCTCTCCCCGTGGTTGGTCGTTGGTCTGACTCTGGATCGGTTCTACTGTGTTGTTTTCCCAATGAAACGCGAACGACTCTGTACTAAAAGGAAGGCCACGATCGTCTGCTTGTCACTGAGTGTTATATCGGCAGCGCTGTCGTTCCCGTTTGTGAACGGCGTGTACGCTGTTGAAGGATCAAACACGTGTTTTGTAAAAAATCACCTCGTGACATACTTCGCTACTTTACGTCTGCTTGTTAATTCTATTCTCCCTTGTCTCTTGATTCTCGTCTTTAATATTGTGACTGGAATCCACATCCAGCGCAGCGCCAATTTCAGAAAGAGATTCACCTCCACCAGCTCTGGCTCCAAGGAAAACAAACAAGACAAGTCACTTCGTCCTCTAATGCTAATATCCATACTGGCCTTTGTAACAATTCTCCCTTCTGCTATAATAGAATGCGCTCTTGGCATTCTATTAGTAACTAAATCAGATTTTGAGTCCGTGTTGCTTCTCATTAAATTGTTGCCACCATTTGGTGTTTTATACCTGATCAATTTTGGGCAGAATTTTTACATCCTAATGGCTTGTTCCGCTAATTACAGGAAGATCATGAAAAGCAAGATGAAATGCAAGAAAGTATCTACACAGAATGGAAATGTCACAGTGTCAAAAATTCCAGTCCAAGTTTCTAACTTTGTCGGCTCGAAGACAGATGAAACAGAGTCGAGCGCCAGACCATCATTACAAACCAGCTCCACATCAGTTACCTCCCCTGCAGCAGATTCTAAATTTGgttga